cctccactacggcacctcttccttctttccctaCGACCACCCTCCCTTCTCTCAAGGCGCGGTTTAAGTGTCTACAAAGAAGTGAAAAAGTtgctgcgtcatttactttcctcacaAACCAAATTTTAAGACCCCGGTCTTGGGTTTAGTGCTATGAGTTTCCGCTGTTAGAAGTAATAGAGATTTACAGGGACACCTATAATTACAATACGTGTTGACAGCGCGGTatcattagaagctgttgatgtctTTTGTGCTTTGTGTCATTCTTTTGTGTCATTCCTTCACGGTTCTGTTTGCGGACGGCAGCACCTCTGTCTGATGGTTAGATCTCACGTCGAAGGTGTCCAGATGATGACTTATGattatgggtttttatggcgcaagggcatctatggccaaagagcgccatgacacaagctattttcgacttctcaaggtggggtcaaagacccatttccaaagcatttcaccgtaaattggccgagcaccagaccaggggaagcttgcacccattgtatcaccggtggctacccggcggcactgaggatcgaaccccacacctcccgcatgcgaggcggatgctcaaccacttggccaccgctgcggtgaaggTGTCTGGAGGTGACGAAACAGCCGCAGTGAGATACATCGAAAGGAATACTCGTAGCCAATTTTGCATTCATTTATTTGCAATTCCTCAAGCGCATAGTAGTTCAAAGTCCATTTAACCTTCACAGTGCACAGTCCCTTCTTCCTTGCCTGATGTCCAGAATAAAATGAGGTCACTTTCTGTGATAGGAAATATGATACCGATGATGCATTTTTCTGTGATgaggctttcgcattaaaattaatGCCTGTAATATATAATTCGAAACGCGCTTGTAATGCTTGTATAGCTCCCAGGCCACAGCCAACAAATTTGGAGATGTAATACAGCTTATGGCTTTGTGAGCACAGCTCGCCCAGAGtgccaacatcatcatcatcctgactacgtccactgcagggcaagggcctgccccatatctctccaatgaaCACTGTTATGTGCTAGCCGCGGCCATCcgatccccgcaaactcctcaaTCTGATCCGCCCatccaactttctgccgccccctgctacgcttgccttttcctgtaatccactccgttacccttaaggaccagcggttatcttgccttcgcattacacatgccctgcccaagcccactgcTTCCTCTTGTTTTCCACTAGGATgtctttaacccgcgtttgttccctcacccactctgcccgcttccggtctctcaacgttacaactataatttttctttccatggctcactgcgttgtccttaacttaagctgaatccttttcgttatcctccacgttacTGCCTCATAAGtgagtgctggtaagatacagctgttatatacttttctcttgatggatattggtaaataggtgatctgagagaacgtgcCAAATGCTCTCCGCCCCATTCTTagtcttctagttatttcgctctcgtgattagGATCTGCGGTCTTAGCTGCTGTCGGCCGTACCTGCCAGAATGCACCGTACAAACAGGTGTCCTTTAAATGTCCCCTTAGCTAACGATTTCAGACATTACCTAATATGCATGTTTGATTAGGTAACTTAAAAAAACAAATTCGAACTAATAAGCAATGGCTCAGTGCTTTGCGGGTTTATCAGCGCAGTTGCGTCAATTTGTGAGGTATAGTGGTAATAGTAAACAAAAGACCGTTAGTTCTTCAAAGGTGTCTGTACAAGGCCCAGAAAACGGTATTATTAGTAGCAGATCTAACTGTCTCTCCATGTGAagaactgcttttttttctggtTGGCGAGGTGCGCAGTTGCAGACGAGATATTCAGAACCCTAACTTTTGAACCAAAGGGGCTTCCAAAGAGAGGTCTTGTCATTGCATTTTTGCGACTGATTGAAAGCTCTATTTGAACGTAATTGATATCGCACCGTGTGTTTAATATTAATTTCCTTATCAATGACGCTGAGCCTCGGTCAGTcttagtgcaaaagcactgaaACTGGTATAATACTGGGTAAATTTGGGGTTAAAAGACAGCTTGAATGATGTTCGGCACACGTCTCAAGGATGTCTGGCGCAATCACGCAGTGGTAATTGAATTCTCATCCAAACCGGATTTTGAAATATCTACTTATATCTGAATTTGATCACCACTGAGTTGCCTACATGTAGCACACGTTTAAACGCACCAAACGACAAAGGGAATACTTGCACACACTTCACTAGTGAGTGCCGGCTATGACGCCTCGTGTGCTTTCACCGATGACTATGTGACAGACCTTTTTACGCAGTGGTAATTGAGACCTAGGAAATTTATTAATATCTGCTACATCGACAAAAACCTCGCTACTAAATCCTTCCATCAGATATGCATTCTTGAGACGTATTCAAAACACCTTTCCAGATATACTGTAGCCTAAAATTGATAGATCATTAGGCTAGCCTTGAGCCAGTCACTATGAGAGAGCGccgcaaaagaaaaacaattggGTCCAACAGAGCAGCCTAGTTGGATCCAGCTGGAATCTAAACCAGCCAACTGGACTCATGATTCCGATGGGGTATTCCAGCTGGTTCTCTAGTTCCAGCTGGACAGTCCGGTTGCTTCTTCGTTCCCCATTTGGACCATCAGACTGGTTACTGATGTTCCATTCAGTTTCATCACTCCCAGTTGGATCGCCCGTTTGGCTTCCTACGTTCCAACCGAATGGTCTCGTTGAAGCCAATTAGGTTTATATTAAAATATATCCAGTTGTGTatattgttacgtctcgcctacaacgcgcggtatagccggcgcggatgcaacggacgccgcggcttcgttcatcgcggccgcaacgcctcccgccaagcgcgtccaggcaggtttcagtgccacgtgtcgtcgtgcgtgcgtgtgtgtgtgtgtgcatgttttgcccacgcttgtcaaagcgcggcagccggggagaggagctccccaactgggaggcgaggaggtctgaccggcgccggcctggcggacgcgcccgtcacgtctggacatgttcaagcgtcgccgtatcggacgcctcttccccagccgttccttcttgccctcgactccgagggtataaaaaaagccgctgccccggacgccgaggagacttcgattccttccttcgagtaacgtggtcgccctgaccggctgctcttttgcgatgccagaataaacaagttgttctgttgccagtcgactcatcctttgccgggaccttcggatgtttccagctttgccccaggccgccaggccaacgctacccttggggcttgcaacccttttgcaacaatatGAAACTTATTGTATAGCTCCACCTGGAATTCGGTGGCGCTTGTGGTTACGTGGTCGACGCTCGTGATCCTCCAGTGTCTCCTGTGCGAGTGCCGGAGCTCGATTACCACAAGCTGGGTTAAGCGCGGAAAATTGGGGAGTTGGTACGTCATATTTATCAGCGCGAAAAAACGAAGACTCGCACCACACATTAGGACAGGAACTCTGTGCTACCCACTGTGCGCTGCTCTTGATTCAAATCGGGGAGACCAGTTGTTTCTGTAGTTCCAGCTGGACAGTCCAGTTGCTTGTCATACTCTGAGTCATCCGGCTGGTTCTTCGAATAGGTTCCATTCGGTTCCATTACCCCCAATTGGATCGCCGAACTCGTTTCCTAGAAGGACGCAGTCCGTAGAGTATTTTGTGAACGCGACAAATCTCTTCGCATCTCGGGAACAAACGTCCGCTATAGACACAGGGACGGCGAGAATTTGCAGAAAGTGAAGTTTCTTCGTGAAAAACTGCTTTCGGGTGGTTAGCTTGATCACGGAGCTTCAATCAGCCGCTAAGGCTGGAAAATCGATTGCTCTCGGGTTCACTTACAACGCACGTAAAGAACAGTGTTTTACTCACGTAGTACGAAATGCGGTGTTCTTGAAAGCGCAGATCAACATGGTGGGCTCCAAAACCTTCAGGATGGAGAAAAAATTACATCCCACTGTTCATAACCACGCGGCCATTTATTTTACCAGAGCTCACAGCGGCTCTCTGGGTTCATGGGTGTGTTCAGATTGCACTTGAAGGTCTCTGCAAACTTGGGGTAGTTCTTGAGTGGCACGTTCACACGTAGCATCGCCGGAACGCTCTCTTTGTACAGCACCTGCCTACGATACAGGTTGGAACTGACGCGATCGCAATGGGCCACTGCGTAGTTGACGAAAAACAGCTTGTCCGTGGTGAGTGACTCAAGCCCCGGAACTCGCGAGTCACGCGGCATGCGCCGGGACAGGTGCATCGCCTTGCGGTAGACGTCGTGCAGCGGGTGCAGGACGGCGTTGTCCGCGACGTTCTCGTCCAGAAAGAAGTCTTCGTCGACCTCGACACTCAACGCGGCATGCATCTCGGCGGCGTACTGGTCCTGGAAGCACTGCAGCTTGGAGGCGAACTTGGCCCGGCTGGGAATGGACCACCAGTTGACCACCTGGTTCTGGACGTTGACGGTCGACCCCCTCCGGTCGACGGCGGCGAACATGCCGCGCAAGAGAGCAGGCACGATGAGTGGGATAAAGAGAGGGTCGAAGGTCTCCGAGATGTTGTTGGCGAAGGCGATGAGGCCGTGCGGCACGAAGAGCAGGTTCCTCTCCGGGATGTACTCGACTTCCCCGGCGACCAGAGACGAAGACTGGTAGCGGGCGTCCAAGTCGTACGAAGAGTTTGTGATCCAGTAGAACGACATGGTCTCGTTCAGGAGCTTGTAGTAGCCCAGCAGCGCGTCGTTGGTTGGAAACGGACTGACGAACTGCGGGTAGTAGGCGTTCACCTGTTCCTCGCTCTCCCGGGCAGCCAGGAAGTCGACCCTAAGCTTCTCGACCTTCTGAGACGCGGCGTCCACTTCGACTTGACTCAACCAGGGGGCTCGCTGAACTGTCTGCTTCATGCTTTCGCGGACAAGGTAGAGCAGTCTGTGCATCTCTTCGTCGTAGTGCCACCGAGGCGTCGTGGCGTTCTCGCGTCCAAACGTCATCCTGGCCATCTTGCGGACGAAATAAGGACACAGGTCTTCCATCATGTGTACGCACGCCTGAAGACGCTCGGGCACGGTCTCGAGATAGTTGTCGTGGCTCAGCGGTATGACAAAGTCGACGTCGCTGGGCAGAAGCGGGGAGAACTTGACGATGAGGGCGTAGCCGAGGTAGTTCAGCAGCGTCTTGCCCGAAAACTTGCTGAGTTGGAGCGCCAGGCGTGACACGTACTCACGGTCCAGGACGATCACGCTGGACTGCCGGTGGAACTGGACGCCGGCGTCCTCGAGCAGGTAGTTTAGGTACGTCAGCCAATGCCACGCGTTGCGCCGCTGGAGCTCTTTGATGGTGGCCGTCCGGTTATCGTACGGCAGGAACTTCCGGGGCATCTGCGGAATCGACCAATTAAGAGGCATTTTGTAGCACAACGTCTGGAAGATCACTTGAATCTCCAGTGATTGGTATTGTCAAAAGCTTTTGGGGAATTTCTCCCGTTGCTTTGTTTCAATTTGATCCAGCGGTAAGCATGTAACACTTTTATGAAAGCTGCACCATTAGTTTCACGGTTGATTATTTGTAATTATGAATACATCTTTGCTTCCTTGTTTTTGTATTTCTGTCTTATTTCGTTTAGTTATTGACACTGATAGCTGCCAATCTAAATTTAAATTAAAACGATAACGTTCTCGCATGAACTTCTTCACAAAGCGGCAGCCCATGAACGTATAAGGCGCAGAAAATGTGCCATAAAATGTACAAAAGCGCTTGCTTTCCTCACGTGAGTTATATTACCTATCTTTGTGCGCGTTAACGAGGCTGCAATGTAGGTAACAAAATTAAAAAACGCCTACTTTTTATTGGAAGCTATTCAATGGATAAATTCGCCAGTAACGCCCTTGGCCCAAAATACTTTTTTTAGCCACCGTAACTCAACGCTATTGCCAATCTGAGGCCGAAGCAGCAATTAACTGACAAGCTTTCGTCATCCCGTAAGCCTTCGAAACGGCATCGCCATCGAAATGCACCCAAAAGTAGGCCCGCTAACTACTCAGTCCAAACAGGGAACTGCCTTCCGTATTTATGA
The genomic region above belongs to Amblyomma americanum isolate KBUSLIRL-KWMA chromosome 9, ASM5285725v1, whole genome shotgun sequence and contains:
- the LOC144105306 gene encoding neprilysin-1-like, with the protein product MAGRRGPRDRSQRRSPRRSQDRSAAVRRSSTSPRRHPRSAEEHRGRGRRRRSSSKSQSSSHSSSRSGRGRRLAATGAIWLLAATLTVVGGVGIGTLAVGYADFFQRVATPAAPSARSYHPARRQDADGAYMDSPGFIKNKGADSEPVETCDSDVCLWEGRNLFEKFNESVNPCNDFYGYVCGSTSWYRADQRIDTRPYRVHSPGQLMYDLADLQRRLYRLRRDRYRDQPTLFSNQLLLFLSNCTQPEKNESVWVTLKTIFEQNLLEGWPFKKDPKVLRISDTAMVLDKFIGLFAFVKVTLRKDFEEDDYEVHLEAPELLLKRHQLVFPNESVADYAKRVERLMSTFTDASMVKAAEDIVQLEQRLLQIKMPRKFLPYDNRTATIKELQRRNAWHWLTYLNYLLEDAGVQFHRQSSVIVLDREYVSRLALQLSKFSGKTLLNYLGYALIVKFSPLLPSDVDFVIPLSHDNYLETVPERLQACVHMMEDLCPYFVRKMARMTFGRENATTPRWHYDEEMHRLLYLVRESMKQTVQRAPWLSQVEVDAASQKVEKLRVDFLAARESEEQVNAYYPQFVSPFPTNDALLGYYKLLNETMSFYWITNSSYDLDARYQSSSLVAGEVEYIPERNLLFVPHGLIAFANNISETFDPLFIPLIVPALLRGMFAAVDRRGSTVNVQNQVVNWWSIPSRAKFASKLQCFQDQYAAEMHAALSVEVDEDFFLDENVADNAVLHPLHDVYRKAMHLSRRMPRDSRVPGLESLTTDKLFFVNYAVAHCDRVSSNLYRRQVLYKESVPAMLRVNVPLKNYPKFAETFKCNLNTPMNPESRCELW